One Vicinamibacterales bacterium genomic window, GTTCAGCTCGGTCGCCATCTCGCCGCGCTCGTCGCCGGCCTCGCGCCGCAGGGCCAGCGCGCGTTGGTAAGTCCGTAGCGCGGCCGCCGGGCTGGTCTGCGCTTCCACCTGGCCGATCGCGTTCAGCGACACGCCCATGGCGCGATGGTCACCCAGTTGCTCGCGAATCGCCAGCGCGCGCTGGTACGCCGCCAGCGCCGCCGCGTAGTCGTGCTTCTCGAAGTGGACCAGGCCGATGTTCTGGTGCGAATACGCCTCGCTCGCCTTCATGCCCAGCTCGATCTTGATGGCGAGTCCCTGCTGGTGCCGCGCCAGGGCCCGGTCGTACTCGCGCATGTTGCGGTGCACGTTGCCCAGGTTGTTGAAGGAGTAGGCAAGGCCCTCCTTGTCGCTGGTGCGCTCGCGAATCGCGAGGGCCTTCAGGTGGTAGTCGAGGGCCTCGGGATAGCGCGCCGCGTCGGCTTCGGTCAGCCCCAGCGTGTTGTAGCCCTGCGACTCACCCCACTCATCGCCGGCCTGCACATACAGGCGCACCGATTCGAGGGCGTTCTGCCGGGCGAGGTCGAGCAGGCTCTGGCTGCGGTAGCCGTAGGCGACGTAGTTGAGCGCTTCGGCTTCCCCGCGCACGTCGCGGGCCGCACGGGCCGCTGACCGGGCCTTCAGCGCCAGCGCCAGCGACTTGTCCGGGTCGGTGTCGCTCAGCGCCTTGGCTTCGGCATTGAGCGAGGCGACCGGCCCGGTCGCTCCCGGTTGGGCCAGGGCCTGGCCCGCCGCCACGGACACCAGCACGCAAGCAAGCAGAAGGCGCATGCCGCAAGGATGCCTCATCGGGGGCCCGGATCACTAGCTACGTATTCTCGGGGAGGACGGCATACGCCCGCGCGCATGTACGTCGAGAGCAGCGGTCCGTCACGTCACGAACCAGGCGCTGAGGCTATTGACTACTGCGATCTCGAATGACTTTGGCCAGCCCGAGCAGACGCGAGCTGAGGCGGGGCCCCGAGCGTTCGACCGCGTCCACGTTGATGGCGAAGCGCATGCGTCCGCTTTCGACGTAGAGCTCGATGATGCCACCCGATTCCGCGAAGCCTCGGTTGTCGCTGACCGTCAGGACCGGCGCCGTCCGGACCGCGGTCAGTCCGCTCGTCGCCTGGCGGATCTGGGCCTCGGCGACGAACAGCACCTGGCAGCCGGGCCACTCGGTGCTGTCCTTCGGCCGCCCGAGCTCGAGGGAGTGGCCGTTGATGCTCTGTCCGCGGACGGTCTCGGCGAACGCCGCACCGATGCCGTCGTCCCCGACAATGCAGACGACGATCGGTAGGCCCGGCGCCAGCGCCGGCCATTCCGTAAACTTGGCAAAGTTGTAGATGAAGGCCGCCTTGACGGCTGCGCCCGGCGCGACCTGGGCGTGAAGGTCGACCGCCATCACGGGCGTGAGCAGGCAGGTGGCCATCACGATGCCGGCAAGGCCGGGCGCCCCGAGATGCCCACGCCTGGCGGTCGTCATTGGA contains:
- a CDS encoding YfiR family protein, producing MTTARRGHLGAPGLAGIVMATCLLTPVMAVDLHAQVAPGAAVKAAFIYNFAKFTEWPALAPGLPIVVCIVGDDGIGAAFAETVRGQSINGHSLELGRPKDSTEWPGCQVLFVAEAQIRQATSGLTAVRTAPVLTVSDNRGFAESGGIIELYVESGRMRFAINVDAVERSGPRLSSRLLGLAKVIRDRSSQ
- a CDS encoding tetratricopeptide repeat protein, coding for MRLLLACVLVSVAAGQALAQPGATGPVASLNAEAKALSDTDPDKSLALALKARSAARAARDVRGEAEALNYVAYGYRSQSLLDLARQNALESVRLYVQAGDEWGESQGYNTLGLTEADAARYPEALDYHLKALAIRERTSDKEGLAYSFNNLGNVHRNMREYDRALARHQQGLAIKIELGMKASEAYSHQNIGLVHFEKHDYAAALAAYQRALAIREQLGDHRAMGVSLNAIGQVEAQTSPAAALRTYQRALALRREAGDERGEMATELNLGDVYRRMRDLTSATAAFNRALALGGRIDAPLMRSNALKALAEVEAARGDYQAAYRHQLEQQEARDRMFSVENAARFQRLQVAQEAERQQRQILVLEQEGALRDGELSRERTTRTALGVITGLVIISLAALYARYRLKHESEARLRAQAETLSDALDRVQTLRGMLPICAWCKKIRDDQGYWTQVEAYVSRHTAAEFTHSICPACTNDTLKPDRA